A window of Candidatus Afararchaeum irisae genomic DNA:
TAGGTGTAGTAGTCTCCCGACGATATTATTCTTAGCTTATCTGTCCTGTGCAGCACCTGGAGAACGCCCATTATGGCTCCTATCCCCAGGGTGATTACTCCGACCACGAAGATTCGACGGACTGCCTTAGCCTCTGTAGGGAACTTGTCCTTGAAGAGTTCGTTCTGTCCTGTTGCCATACTTTATACCTCCGATGCGTTGAACTCCGACTTGGGAACCACGTTTAGCTTACCCTCCATCGTGTGGTGTCCCGAGCCGCAGTACTCGTTACATATTATGCCATACTCTCCAGGCTCTTCGAACCTTGTCGTCATCTTTCCTACCTGTCCGGGTATTACCATCGTGTTAACGTTAGTTCCGACTATCTCGAAGCCGTGTATGACGTCGGCGCTCGTGTAGTAGAACGTAATCTTCGAGTCGGTCGGTACTGTTATGGGCTGTGTCGTACCCGGCATAAAGAGGAACTGTCTCGCGAGGACGTTGACCTCGTAGTGGTTAGGTCCCACCTTATGTACACCGCGTCCCTGTGCCGAGAACCTCTCACTCTGTGTGACATTCGCGGGACTGATGGTTCCTCCGTTGTCACTCACCATCTTGATACCCGGACCGAGCGCGCCGTACGTAACGGTGGCTACGAGACCGACTATGAAGACGAGTGCGACCGCGAGCCATATTTTCTCATACTTGTGTATATCCATGTGTTATCACGCTCCTATTACTGAGGGTCTTCCGAGGAACTCCAGGAAGTACACCCAGATCCAGAGGAAGACCAGTATTAAGAAGTATATTGCTACGAGCGTTGCTGTGCCTGATGGCGTGAAGTCGTCGTGTCCCAGCTCGCGTTCGATCTCCTCCGAGCTCACGATACCACCCCCAAACTGTACTTGCGTCTGTGCAGCCGCATATCTAGTCTTTGACTAACTGATACTTAAATCCTCTAGTCTGTTTTCAGAGGCTGGGAAAAATGCTTAAGTATATGACACCCGACTCTAACTAGTAAACATGGTAAGTGCACGTATAGTGGCTGCACTCGCGCCAGTAGCTGCGGCTCTGTTAGGCATAGCATACGCAACAGGCACGTCGAGTCCTGCTACATACCTCTCGACAGTCAGCGTACTTCTCACGGGACTCAGCCTCTACCTGATGTTCGGTCCCACAGAGGCAGAGAAGAAGGGTCTCTCGACGCACTAAGATAAGACGAGAAGTGCGCTTTCTTCATAACCATAGCAGTCCTACCGAGAAAGCCTGATGCTAGGACTCACAATAGGGTCTGACGGCGTCGGCTTAGCGCTCTTCTTTCTCATAGGACTCCTGGGTGGTGCACACTGTCTAGGTATGTGTGGACCCCTCGTGATGCTGTACTCGTCGAGGATAGACGAGAAGAAGAGCCACGACGCTCTGACCTTCTACGAGATACGTCAGCACGCTCTGTTTAACCTCGGACGTACGGTTAGCTACGCCCTTATCGGTGCGGCGATGGGTGTTCTCGGCACCGTTTTCTTCTCGTTCGGCGAGATAGCCGACATAGGCGAGTGGTTTCAGGCAGCGACGGGTGTCGGAATAGGAGTTCTGATCGCAGTCTCAGGTGTGAGCTACGTCGTAGGAGGGTCGGGAGGAAGCTTCGACGTGACATCGACTACCGGAGGCGTCATAGGACGCGCACTCGGGGCTCTCAAGGAACGTATAGACGAGAGGGTACAGGGACCCGGCATACTCGTCTTAGGTATGTTACACGGTCTGCTTCCGTGTCCCATAATCTATCCCGCCTACTTCTACGCATTCGGAACGGGATCACCCGTCGAGGGCTTCGTATACCTCGCTGTTCTCGGACTCGGAACATTCCCGACACTCTTCGTCTACGGAACCTTCTTCCAGTCGCTCGGTGCCGAGAGACGCGCGAGCCTCCACAGGGTTCTCGGCGTCGTCTTCATAGTACTCGGATACATGACCTTCTCGATGGGTCTGAGCGCGATAGGTATCAGCCTCCCGAGCGTGATGCCGCCGTTCTATCAGCCTCTCCAGAGGTTCAGAAAGCTGTGTGAGCCGATTCTAAACTAAGCTAAAGGTGGTAATATCTCGAAAGTAAAGACAGAGACAGAAGAAGACTCCAACTCGTGTAGATGTACACTCTGTGACCTTCCGACTCCGGAGCCTCCGGTGACCGACGACGAGACGGAGGGCGAGTTCTGCTGCCGCGGCTGTCTCGAAGTCTACAAGGCTCTCGGAGACGTCGACCCCGACGAGGCGAGCGAAGAGCTAGTCGACGACGAGCCTGACGGTATCGAAGGAGCCGAGACCGAGTTCCTCTCTGTCGAGGGCATGCACTGTTCGGCGTGTGAGGCGTTCATAGAGTCGAACGCGGTCGAGAAGGAGGGAGTCAAGACAGCCGAGGCGAGCTACGCCACCGACATGGTGAAGATGAGCTACGACCCCGACGAGGTCACTCCCGACGATCTCCCCGGAGCCATAACCGGGATGGGGTACACGGCTCGGAGACAGGACGAGGAGGTCAGGGAAGACGAGAGGACGACACTCCTGGGACGTCTCTTGGTCGGAGGCTTCTTCGGAATGCTCGTGATGATGAGCTACGTCCTCTTCCTCTACCCCAAGTACCTCGGTCTCGACTCCCTCCTCTTGGAGAGCTTAGACACTAGCGCGGGAACCTACTTACTCGGGAATCTCTGGGTGATGACCTCGGTCGTCCTCTTCTACACGGGATTCCCGATACTCAGAGGGGCATACGTCAGCCTCAAGGCGGGACAGCCCAACATGGATCTCTTAGTCGCTCTCGCAGCCGTGAACGCTTACGTCTTCAGCAGTATCCGTCTCCTCTTAGGCGGCACAGACCTCTACTTCGACATCTCGGTTACTATCACACTCGCCGTAATGGTAGGCAACTACTACGAGGACACTGTGAAGAAGAGAGCGGTCGAGGGTCTCTCGGATCTCACCTCGATACAGGTCAACGAGGCGACTCTGAGGAGAGACGGCGACCAGGAGAAAGTAAACGTCGACGAACTCGAACCCGGCGACCAAGTCGTCGTCAAGCCGGGAGAGAGAATACCCGTCGACGGGGTCGTCTCCGAGGGGGTCGCGGCGGTAGACGAGTCGCTCATCACGGGGGAGTCGGTTCCCGTCACGAAGTCGGTGGGTGACGAGGTCGTCGGAGGTGCCGTAGTGACAGACGCAAGCCTCGTAGTCGAGGTCGGAGACGATGTCACGAGCACACTCGACAGACTCGTCAACCTACTCTGGGACATACAGTCGTCACGCACAGGCGTCCAGAGGCTCGCCGACAAGATAGCCGCCGTCTTCGTGCCTCTCGTCGTGACTATAGCCGTCGTCGTCTTCGTAGCCAACATCGTGATGAGATCGGCTCCGACCTCCGCCTTCCTGACGTCTCTCGCAGTACTCGTCGTCTCTTGTCCGTGTGCACTCGGTCTCGCCACGCCGCTCGCGGTCGCGTCGGGAGTACGTGAGTCACTCGACAAGGGAATAGTGATAGCAGACGGCTCCGTCTTCGAGGACGCGGACGAGGCGGACGTCGTAGCCTTCGACAAGACGGGTACTCTCACGACGGGAGAGATGACTGTCGCCGACGTCCACGCCGACAGCCCCGACGAGGTAGCCGAGAGGGCGTCGAGTGTAGAACAGTTCTCCGAACATCCGATAGCCGAGGCGGTCACCGAACACAGTAAGCCGAAGAGAGACGTCGAGGCGGACTCCTTCGAGCGTCACCCGGGCGAGGGGGTCAGCGGTGTCGTCGACACGGAGAGGGTCGCGGCGGGAAGCCAGGACCTCTTCGGAAGCCTCGGCTGGGAGATAAGGGACGAGGATAACAGCCGCGCCGACGAGGTCGAGAGTAACGGAAACGTCGCCGTATTCGTGGGATGGGACGGCGAGTCGAAGGGCGTCATAGAGATCGGAGACAGCCTCAGAGACGGCTGGAAGGACGTCCTCTCAGATCTGTCGGAGAGCCACGAGATAGTCGTCATAACCGGCGACTCGTCGGGCGACCGTCTGAGGAGACACGGCTTCATAGACGAGGTCTTCGCGGGAGTACCGCCGGAGGCTAAGGTCGAGACTGTCGAGAGACTCGACGGAACGAGCGTGATGGTCGGCGACGGAACCAACGACGCTCCCGCTCTCGCCACAGCCGACCTCGGAATAGGAATGGGAGGCGGAACCGCCGCGGCGACAGACGCAGCCGACGCCGTCGTGACGACTGACAGTCTCGAAGACCTCACGAGCATCTTCAGGATAACACGTTCGACACGGTCGAGGATAAGACAGAACCTGGGGTGGGCGTTCCTCTACAACATCATAGCCATACCCGTCGCCGCGCTCGGCTACATAAATCCGCTGTTCGCCGCGCTCGCTATGGCTGCTAGTTCGATAATAGTCGTGGTAAACTCGTCACGTTCGATGGACTGACTCAGCCGTGTCAGTCGCGGCTGTGAACCAGACGCGTCTCGAAGACGTAGTCGGAGTCGGCGTCTATCTCGACACAGACTCCCTCGAAGTCGGTGTGGTACTCACGTGTATTTCTGGCGTCAGACCTGACGTCTATCTCGACCTCGACGACGGATGCTTCGACTAGACGGTCGAGCTTACGGTAGGTCGTCGAAAGAGGTATTCCCGACTCGTCGGAGATCTCACCCGCTGTGAGACTCGACGGCGTGGCTCCTCCGTCGGTAGTCTCACGTATGACCGAGAGTATCTCACGGCAGTCGGGGTCGGTAAGAACATCGAGGACGTCCTGAACGCCTGCGCCTGTACGGCTGTAGTTGGGCATCCCGTTAAATGTAGAGTCGGCGGCGTAATGAGTTAAACGGTCAGTATATGGCTTTCAAGGCGCGTACCACAACACACGACACAACACACCGGTTGGCATAAGTCGTGAGAAGCCTTATCTGACCCAATGAAGAGAGTCCGAGTAAGAGGCATATACGCGACGGCACTTACGAAGCTGTTTCTCGACGAGGGACACGAGGTAGTAGACGTCTCGGAGGCGATAGACGGGAGGTTCGACGCCGACTTCGACGACGCGCGACCCGACGTCTCGGTCGAGACTACCTACGACTCACAGGGTCTGAGGCTGTCGGGAGACGGTGCCGACGAGGTAGCCGACACCGTCTCAGAGATTGGTGAAGACGTCTTCGTCTGGGAAGGAGCCGAGTCGGAGACAGAGATACACAACGCCGAGGTCGTGAGGACACGGAGAAGCGGTGCTGTAGTCTCATTACACGGAGGGGAGGGCTTTCTACCTTACTCGAACTCCGACGAACACATAGACGTGGGCGACAGGATAAGGGTAACTGTAGTCGACCCCGAGCCGCCGTGGTCACGCAGAAGGACCGAGGTCTCTGCGGGTATAGACGTCGAGGCGGAGAACGGCATACTCACGGTTTCGAGGGATGGATCGACGGAGTACGAGGGTCTCACAAGACGTGAGACCAACGAGGTTTCGAGGACGGCGGAGATGGTGGCTGCGTCACCTCCCGAAGGATGGGGAATGAGCTGGAAGTCGGAGGCGGCTGAGGCGGGGATAGAGGAGATACGCAACAGTATACGGAGATGCTCCGAGACGGCGGAGGAGATAGAGTCGGCAGTCTCGGAGGCTCCGAAGCCCGAGAACGCTTCGCCCCTTGAGATCTATGCCTCGGACTCCGAGACTGTCTGGATCTGGCTCGGACGTGACGCGCGTTTCGAACTCGACGCGGTTAGACACGAGGTCACGACGACCACCAAAGGACACCACAGGATAAAGGCAGGGTCGAGAGACGCGTCGACGGCGGTCGACTTCTTCGAGGCTGTTCACGGGAGACACGACGAGTTTCCGTTCGAGGGGATCGTCAAGGCGTTCGGACCCACAGAGGGCGACGAGGTCAACATCGTACACGGAAAGCCCGACGGCAGACGTATAGAGCTCGGAGACGCCGAGGTGGTATCCGTCGAATACGAGGATGAGTCCATCGTAGTCGAGAGACGGATGTCGGCAAGGGGAGACTACGACGAGCTTGACGTCGAGAAAGAGGAGGGAGACGTCGCAGTCACACGGTTCACCGAGGGAAGTCCCTACTATACGACCGTCTACAGAGACGAAGACGGCGACGAGAAGGGAACCTACGTCAATATCTCCACGGAGGTCGAGGTCTTCCCCGACAGGGTTAGATACGTCGATCTCCACGTCGACGTCGTGAGACGTAACGACGGGACGGTCGAGACAGTCGACGAGCCTCTTCTGCGCGAGTCGGTCGAGGAGGGACACGTCTCGGAGGAGTTAGCCGAGACAGCAGTCGAGGTCGCCGAGGAAGTAGAAGAGAAGATCAAAGACGGTGAAGAAGCCATACTGTAGTATGCGCGTGGTAAATATAGCCGAGGACGCTGAGGTGTTCACCTCGAACGCCTACCTCGTACTCGGTGACAGTAGTACCGACCTCGTAGACGTGGGCTCGTTTCCGGGAGCGACTGAGAAGATACGCGAGTACGCTGACGACATTGACTCCGTCTACCTCACACACGGACACTCCGACCATGTCGGTAACCTCGCCGAGGTAAGAGAGGAGTTCGACGCCGATCTCTACGCCTACGACTACTCGGGAGCCGAGGAAGTCGAAGACTGTGACGAGGTCGAGATAGGCGACGAGAGCTTCGAGGTCGTCTACACACCGGGGCACGCAGATGACCACGTGACTTTCGTGGGTGAGGAGACTGTCTTCAGCGGTGACGTCTTCGTCTACAACGACGGCGCGTACGACGACGGAAGCTTCGGCAGAACCGACATGGCGGGTCAGTCACGTGAGACTCTGATCGAGAGCCTGAGACGTGTGATCGACCGTCTTCCCGAGACCGCCGAAAGCCTCTATCCGGGACACGGCGACGAGTTCCACGGCGACATAAGTGAGGTAGTCGAGAGGGCACTCGAAAGAGCCGAGCGACGTGAGCCTAAGTACTAATGAGCCGACGGTAGATTCTTCGGCATCTTCTCAGGAGATCGAGACTTACGCTCTCGTCTGAGGTGTGTGCCTCGCCCCTCTCCGCCGCGCCACAGACTACACAGTCTGTGCCAGCGCGTGATAGCCAGCCTGCGTCTGTGGCGTGGGGCTTGACGACTGCGTCTGGATCTCGATCCGTCTCATCTGAGTCGGAGACTGCTTCGAGAACCGACGAGACGAAGTCGTCGTCGTCACACTCCATCGGTGGAACCTCCGAGACGAGGTCCGACTCCAGCCCCGAGACGGGTTCCAGACCCTCGGCAGTCGGCACGGTTCTCTCGTCGACCGTGAACCTACATGTCTCAGGTATGACGTTCGACGCGCCGTCAACGTTCGACTCGATACGTGTCACTGCGGCAGTTCCGGATACCTTCTCACCCGCGATCTCGACAGTCTCGAAGCCGTAGTTCCTTACCTCCTCGACGCCGGCGAGAGCCTCGTAGACAGCGTTGACAGCCTCGTCGGGCTGGCTAGCGTGTCCCGACTCTCCTCTCGCAGTCAGCTCCCACTCACGTCTTCCCCTGTGGGCGACTCCGACGTCGACGACCCCGGACGACGAGTAGCCCGTCGAGCCCTCGACGACGACAGCGCGGTCGGGTGAGACTCCGTTCTCTACTGCGTGTCTCGCGCCTATGCCGCCTTTCTCCTCTCCGACGAAGCTACACAGGAGAACCTCGGAGGACGGATCGGCGTCACCGAATCCGAGCATCGCGGCGGCGAGCGATCCCTTCATGTCGGCAGTCCCCCTGCCGTAGAGTCTTCCGTCTCTCTTATCGACGACGAAGCTTCCGTCCTCGACCTGACTCTCGTCAGGGGGCACGACGTCATGGTGTCCGACGAGTCCGAGGGACGGACTTCCCTCTCCCTTCCGAGCTATGACGTTTCCGACTGCGTCACGTTCTACTTCGGCGTCTGTCTCACGTCTGAGCCACGACTCGACTAAGTCGCCCGTCTCTTCCTCGCCGCAGTCGTCTCCAACACCGACGGTAACGAGACGTCTCGTGAGTCTCTCGACCTCGTCCATCTCGGTCTAACCCGCTTCTTCGACTGCGTCTTTTATCTCGTCGAAGTCGGGTAGTACGCTCGGATCGTCCGAGACCCATCTGTATACTACCTCTCGGTCGTCGATAACGAAGACGCTCCTCTTAGCTAAGCCGTGTAGCCCCGCGAGCTCCTCCATCCTGACGCCGTATTCGTCTATGACCTCCTTGTCGAAGTCACTGAGTAGAGGA
This region includes:
- a CDS encoding cytochrome c oxidase subunit II; this translates as MDIHKYEKIWLAVALVFIVGLVATVTYGALGPGIKMVSDNGGTISPANVTQSERFSAQGRGVHKVGPNHYEVNVLARQFLFMPGTTQPITVPTDSKITFYYTSADVIHGFEIVGTNVNTMVIPGQVGKMTTRFEEPGEYGIICNEYCGSGHHTMEGKLNVVPKSEFNASEV
- a CDS encoding sulfite exporter TauE/SafE family protein, giving the protein MLGLTIGSDGVGLALFFLIGLLGGAHCLGMCGPLVMLYSSRIDEKKSHDALTFYEIRQHALFNLGRTVSYALIGAAMGVLGTVFFSFGEIADIGEWFQAATGVGIGVLIAVSGVSYVVGGSGGSFDVTSTTGGVIGRALGALKERIDERVQGPGILVLGMLHGLLPCPIIYPAYFYAFGTGSPVEGFVYLAVLGLGTFPTLFVYGTFFQSLGAERRASLHRVLGVVFIVLGYMTFSMGLSAIGISLPSVMPPFYQPLQRFRKLCEPILN
- a CDS encoding cation-translocating P-type ATPase yields the protein MTDDETEGEFCCRGCLEVYKALGDVDPDEASEELVDDEPDGIEGAETEFLSVEGMHCSACEAFIESNAVEKEGVKTAEASYATDMVKMSYDPDEVTPDDLPGAITGMGYTARRQDEEVREDERTTLLGRLLVGGFFGMLVMMSYVLFLYPKYLGLDSLLLESLDTSAGTYLLGNLWVMTSVVLFYTGFPILRGAYVSLKAGQPNMDLLVALAAVNAYVFSSIRLLLGGTDLYFDISVTITLAVMVGNYYEDTVKKRAVEGLSDLTSIQVNEATLRRDGDQEKVNVDELEPGDQVVVKPGERIPVDGVVSEGVAAVDESLITGESVPVTKSVGDEVVGGAVVTDASLVVEVGDDVTSTLDRLVNLLWDIQSSRTGVQRLADKIAAVFVPLVVTIAVVVFVANIVMRSAPTSAFLTSLAVLVVSCPCALGLATPLAVASGVRESLDKGIVIADGSVFEDADEADVVAFDKTGTLTTGEMTVADVHADSPDEVAERASSVEQFSEHPIAEAVTEHSKPKRDVEADSFERHPGEGVSGVVDTERVAAGSQDLFGSLGWEIRDEDNSRADEVESNGNVAVFVGWDGESKGVIEIGDSLRDGWKDVLSDLSESHEIVVITGDSSGDRLRRHGFIDEVFAGVPPEAKVETVERLDGTSVMVGDGTNDAPALATADLGIGMGGGTAAATDAADAVVTTDSLEDLTSIFRITRSTRSRIRQNLGWAFLYNIIAIPVAALGYINPLFAALAMAASSIIVVVNSSRSMD
- a CDS encoding helix-turn-helix domain-containing protein; the protein is MPNYSRTGAGVQDVLDVLTDPDCREILSVIRETTDGGATPSSLTAGEISDESGIPLSTTYRKLDRLVEASVVEVEIDVRSDARNTREYHTDFEGVCVEIDADSDYVFETRLVHSRD
- a CDS encoding DUF402 domain-containing protein; translated protein: MKRVRVRGIYATALTKLFLDEGHEVVDVSEAIDGRFDADFDDARPDVSVETTYDSQGLRLSGDGADEVADTVSEIGEDVFVWEGAESETEIHNAEVVRTRRSGAVVSLHGGEGFLPYSNSDEHIDVGDRIRVTVVDPEPPWSRRRTEVSAGIDVEAENGILTVSRDGSTEYEGLTRRETNEVSRTAEMVAASPPEGWGMSWKSEAAEAGIEEIRNSIRRCSETAEEIESAVSEAPKPENASPLEIYASDSETVWIWLGRDARFELDAVRHEVTTTTKGHHRIKAGSRDASTAVDFFEAVHGRHDEFPFEGIVKAFGPTEGDEVNIVHGKPDGRRIELGDAEVVSVEYEDESIVVERRMSARGDYDELDVEKEEGDVAVTRFTEGSPYYTTVYRDEDGDEKGTYVNISTEVEVFPDRVRYVDLHVDVVRRNDGTVETVDEPLLRESVEEGHVSEELAETAVEVAEEVEEKIKDGEEAIL
- a CDS encoding MBL fold metallo-hydrolase, with translation MRVVNIAEDAEVFTSNAYLVLGDSSTDLVDVGSFPGATEKIREYADDIDSVYLTHGHSDHVGNLAEVREEFDADLYAYDYSGAEEVEDCDEVEIGDESFEVVYTPGHADDHVTFVGEETVFSGDVFVYNDGAYDDGSFGRTDMAGQSRETLIESLRRVIDRLPETAESLYPGHGDEFHGDISEVVERALERAERREPKY
- a CDS encoding M20/M25/M40 family metallo-hydrolase, giving the protein MDEVERLTRRLVTVGVGDDCGEEETGDLVESWLRRETDAEVERDAVGNVIARKGEGSPSLGLVGHHDVVPPDESQVEDGSFVVDKRDGRLYGRGTADMKGSLAAAMLGFGDADPSSEVLLCSFVGEEKGGIGARHAVENGVSPDRAVVVEGSTGYSSSGVVDVGVAHRGRREWELTARGESGHASQPDEAVNAVYEALAGVEEVRNYGFETVEIAGEKVSGTAAVTRIESNVDGASNVIPETCRFTVDERTVPTAEGLEPVSGLESDLVSEVPPMECDDDDFVSSVLEAVSDSDETDRDPDAVVKPHATDAGWLSRAGTDCVVCGAAERGEAHTSDESVSLDLLRRCRRIYRRLIST